A single genomic interval of Streptomyces sp. NBC_00663 harbors:
- a CDS encoding carboxyl transferase domain-containing protein: MAWLVADVLEGSRMGAVLVANRGEIAVRVLRSAAECGLRTVAVYAEGDDAHVRLADEAVPLGDYLDADALVDAATRADCGFLHPGYGFLSESADLARRCAEAGVVFVGPAPEVLEVFGDKVRARELAVRTGVPVLPASDGGLEEARAFLADGPVMVKAVGGGGGRGLRVVRRGEELDEAWERCRSEAVQGFGRGELYVERLLEGARHIEVQVAGDATGAVTHLWDRDCSVQRRHQKLIEIAPAPGLPDAVREKILDSALRMAAAARCSSLVTFEFLVLADRFHFIEANPRLQVEHTVTEEVTGLDLVAVQLRLAAGETLAGLGLSGPPAPPRGFAVQARVSAESMGRITRFDVPTGPGVRVDTAVRAGVEVGARYDPLLAKVVGHVPGGGVDAACARVRRALGEFTVEGVRTGIPLLREVLARPGFWEHSVVVPDATPVDGSATAPMGGTVVSVDVSPGEPVRAGQRLAVVEAMKMEHVVRAPGAGVVRAVHTRVGASVGEGQSLIELAELDGGPAEELGYEAADLDAVRADLAEVRHRHSFGLDGNRPDAVAKRRALGRRTARENIDDLCDDGTFTEFGALAVAAQRRRRSLDDLIRSTPADGLVSGTGRVNGEPCVAMSYDYTVLAGTQGVQNHRKTDRMLEIAGQRRLPVVLFAEGGGGRPGETDTTAVAGLDVTTFQRMARLSGLVPLVGIASGRCFAGNAALLGCCDVVIATPEASIGMGGPAMIEGGGLGVYRPEEVGPLSVQVPNGVVDIAVADEAEAVRVARQYLTYFQGAQGSWEAPDQRLLRHAVPENRRRAYDVRAVVRGLADVGSVLELRAEFGVGVLTCLARVEGRPLGIIANNPAHLGGAIDRDAADKTARFLQLCDAFGLPVVSLCDTPGFMVGPDAERTATVRHFARLFVTGANLRVPLVSLVLRKAYGLGAMAMMGGSTRAPLATAAWPSGEFGGMGLEGAVRLGYRKELASIADPAERARAFEARVAELYAHGKAVNAAAALEIDAVIDPAGSRAWILAALERCPAPQPGHRSYVDTW, translated from the coding sequence ATGGCGTGGCTGGTCGCCGACGTCCTGGAGGGCTCACGCATGGGTGCCGTACTGGTCGCCAACCGCGGGGAGATCGCGGTTCGGGTGCTGCGGTCCGCGGCCGAGTGCGGGCTGCGCACGGTCGCGGTGTACGCCGAGGGCGACGACGCGCATGTCCGACTGGCCGACGAGGCCGTGCCGTTGGGCGACTATCTGGACGCGGACGCCCTGGTCGACGCCGCGACACGGGCCGACTGCGGTTTCCTGCACCCCGGTTACGGGTTCCTGAGCGAGAGCGCCGACCTCGCCCGGCGCTGCGCCGAGGCGGGCGTCGTCTTCGTCGGGCCCGCGCCCGAGGTGCTGGAGGTCTTCGGGGACAAGGTGCGCGCGCGTGAACTCGCCGTCCGGACAGGGGTTCCGGTCCTCCCGGCGAGCGACGGCGGCCTTGAGGAGGCCCGGGCCTTCCTCGCGGACGGGCCGGTCATGGTCAAGGCCGTCGGCGGGGGCGGCGGACGTGGTCTGCGAGTGGTGCGGCGGGGCGAGGAGCTGGACGAGGCGTGGGAGCGGTGCCGTTCGGAGGCCGTGCAGGGCTTCGGGCGCGGCGAGTTGTACGTGGAGCGGCTGCTGGAGGGCGCCCGGCACATCGAGGTGCAGGTGGCCGGGGACGCGACCGGCGCCGTCACACATCTGTGGGACCGGGACTGTAGCGTCCAGCGGCGTCATCAGAAGCTGATCGAGATCGCGCCCGCGCCCGGACTCCCGGACGCGGTACGGGAGAAGATCCTCGACAGCGCGCTGCGGATGGCGGCCGCCGCCCGCTGTTCGAGCCTGGTGACCTTCGAGTTCCTCGTCCTGGCCGACCGGTTCCACTTCATCGAGGCCAACCCGCGCCTCCAGGTGGAACACACGGTCACCGAGGAGGTGACGGGGCTCGATCTGGTCGCCGTACAACTGCGTCTCGCGGCCGGGGAGACGCTCGCCGGGCTGGGGCTGTCCGGGCCGCCCGCGCCGCCGCGCGGGTTCGCCGTGCAGGCGCGGGTGAGCGCCGAGTCGATGGGGCGGATCACGCGGTTCGACGTGCCGACCGGGCCCGGGGTGCGGGTCGACACCGCGGTGCGGGCGGGGGTCGAGGTGGGTGCGCGGTACGACCCGTTGCTCGCGAAGGTCGTCGGGCATGTGCCAGGCGGCGGTGTGGACGCGGCCTGCGCGCGGGTGCGGCGGGCGCTCGGCGAGTTCACCGTCGAGGGGGTGCGGACCGGCATCCCGCTGCTGCGCGAGGTGCTGGCGCGGCCGGGGTTCTGGGAGCACTCCGTGGTGGTCCCCGATGCCACTCCGGTCGACGGATCGGCCACCGCCCCGATGGGCGGGACCGTCGTCTCCGTGGATGTCTCACCCGGTGAACCGGTGCGTGCGGGACAGCGGTTGGCGGTGGTCGAGGCCATGAAGATGGAGCACGTGGTGCGCGCACCCGGTGCGGGTGTGGTGCGGGCCGTGCACACGCGGGTGGGCGCGTCGGTGGGCGAGGGGCAGTCGCTGATCGAGCTGGCGGAGCTGGACGGCGGCCCGGCGGAGGAACTCGGGTACGAGGCCGCCGACTTGGACGCAGTCCGGGCGGACCTGGCCGAAGTCCGGCACCGGCACTCGTTCGGGCTGGACGGGAACCGGCCCGACGCGGTCGCGAAACGGCGTGCGCTCGGCCGCCGTACGGCCCGCGAGAACATCGACGACCTGTGCGACGACGGCACGTTCACGGAGTTCGGCGCCCTCGCCGTCGCCGCCCAGCGCCGGCGGCGTTCGCTGGACGACCTGATCCGGTCGACGCCGGCGGACGGCCTGGTCAGCGGCACCGGGCGGGTCAATGGCGAGCCGTGCGTGGCGATGTCGTACGACTACACCGTCCTGGCCGGGACCCAGGGCGTGCAGAACCATCGCAAGACCGACCGGATGCTGGAGATCGCCGGGCAACGGCGGCTGCCGGTCGTGCTGTTCGCGGAGGGCGGCGGGGGCCGGCCCGGGGAGACCGACACGACCGCGGTGGCGGGCCTCGACGTGACCACCTTCCAGCGGATGGCGCGGCTGAGCGGGCTCGTACCGCTGGTCGGCATCGCCTCGGGGCGGTGCTTCGCCGGGAACGCGGCCCTGCTCGGTTGCTGTGACGTGGTGATCGCCACGCCCGAGGCGAGCATCGGGATGGGTGGGCCCGCGATGATCGAAGGCGGCGGGCTCGGCGTGTACCGGCCGGAGGAGGTCGGGCCGCTGTCGGTGCAGGTGCCCAACGGGGTCGTCGACATCGCTGTCGCCGACGAGGCGGAGGCCGTGCGGGTGGCCCGGCAGTACCTGACGTACTTCCAAGGTGCGCAGGGGAGTTGGGAGGCGCCGGACCAGCGGCTGCTGCGGCACGCGGTGCCGGAGAACCGGCGGCGGGCGTACGACGTTCGGGCGGTCGTGCGCGGCCTGGCGGACGTCGGGTCCGTACTGGAGCTGCGCGCGGAGTTCGGGGTGGGGGTGCTGACCTGTCTGGCGCGGGTCGAGGGGCGGCCGTTGGGGATCATCGCGAACAACCCGGCGCATCTGGGCGGGGCGATCGACCGGGACGCGGCCGACAAGACGGCCCGTTTCCTCCAGTTGTGCGACGCGTTCGGGCTACCGGTGGTCTCGCTGTGCGACACCCCGGGGTTCATGGTCGGACCGGACGCCGAAAGGACCGCCACGGTACGGCACTTCGCGCGGCTGTTCGTCACGGGCGCCAATCTGCGGGTGCCGTTGGTGAGTCTGGTGCTGCGCAAGGCGTACGGGCTCGGCGCGATGGCGATGATGGGCGGCTCGACCCGCGCTCCGCTGGCCACCGCCGCCTGGCCCAGCGGGGAGTTCGGCGGGATGGGTCTGGAGGGCGCGGTCCGGCTCGGCTACCGCAAGGAGCTGGCGTCGATCGCGGACCCGGCCGAGCGTGCGCGCGCCTTCGAGGCGCGGGTCGCCGAGTTGTACGCACACGGGAAGGCGGTCAACGCGGCGGCGGCGCTGGAGATCGACGCGGTGATCGACCCGGCCGGGTCACGGGCCTGGATCCTGGCGGCCCTGGAGCGGTGCCCCGCCCCGCAGCCGGGGCACCGCTCGTACGTGGACACCTGGTGA
- a CDS encoding HAD family hydrolase, translated as MSTLGPTSVIFDLDGTLVDSEPNYYEASRALLADHGIRDFTWEDNSRYVGISTWETLGLWRERYGLTVPRAELLGELNRRYLELARVDTPAYPEMRKFVELLATEDVPMAVASGSSPEAIEAILAGTGLDAFLPTVVSADEVERGKPAPDVFLEAARRLGAAPADCVVLEDAAPGAAAAHAAGMRCIAIPYVAAQADAPEFATASLLLRGGQEEFTARAAYEWLARSALSS; from the coding sequence ATGAGCACTCTCGGGCCCACCTCGGTCATCTTCGATCTCGACGGAACGCTCGTGGACAGCGAACCGAACTACTACGAGGCATCGCGCGCCCTGCTCGCCGACCATGGGATCCGGGACTTCACCTGGGAGGACAACTCCCGCTACGTGGGCATCAGCACCTGGGAGACGCTCGGGCTGTGGCGGGAGCGGTACGGGCTCACCGTGCCGCGCGCCGAGCTGCTCGGCGAGCTCAACCGGCGCTATCTGGAGCTGGCCCGGGTGGACACGCCCGCCTACCCCGAGATGCGCAAGTTCGTGGAGCTGCTGGCGACCGAGGACGTGCCGATGGCCGTGGCCTCGGGGTCCTCCCCGGAGGCCATCGAGGCGATCCTGGCGGGCACCGGCCTGGACGCCTTCCTGCCCACCGTCGTCTCCGCCGACGAGGTCGAGCGCGGCAAGCCCGCCCCGGACGTCTTCCTGGAGGCGGCCCGCCGGCTCGGCGCGGCTCCGGCCGACTGCGTGGTCCTGGAGGACGCGGCGCCGGGCGCCGCGGCCGCGCACGCGGCCGGGATGCGCTGCATCGCGATCCCGTACGTCGCCGCGCAGGCCGACGCCCCGGAGTTCGCCACCGCCTCGCTCCTGCTGCGCGGCGGCCAGGAGGAGTTCACGGCGCGGGCCGCGTACGAGTGGCTGGCGCGTTCGGCGCTTTCCTCCTGA
- a CDS encoding Lrp/AsnC family transcriptional regulator — MAVDELDTRILRLLLEQPRTSVREYARVLGVARGTLQARLDRLERDGVITGTGPSLSPAALGHPVLAFVHIEVTQGRLDDVGEALAAVPEIVEAFSIAGGGDLLTRVVARDNAHLEDVIQKVISLPGVVRTRTEVALRERVPHRLLPLVESIGRAARN; from the coding sequence ATGGCCGTCGACGAGCTCGACACCCGCATCCTGCGGCTGCTGCTTGAGCAGCCCCGCACGAGCGTGCGCGAGTACGCCCGCGTCCTCGGGGTCGCGCGCGGCACGCTGCAAGCCCGACTGGACCGGCTGGAGCGGGACGGTGTGATCACCGGCACCGGTCCGTCGCTCTCCCCCGCCGCCCTGGGTCACCCGGTGCTGGCGTTCGTGCACATCGAGGTCACCCAGGGCCGCCTCGACGACGTGGGCGAGGCGCTGGCCGCCGTGCCGGAGATCGTCGAGGCCTTCTCGATCGCGGGCGGCGGTGATCTGCTGACGCGGGTGGTGGCGCGGGACAACGCGCATCTGGAGGACGTGATCCAGAAGGTGATCAGCCTGCCGGGTGTGGTCCGCACCCGCACCGAGGTGGCGCTGCGCGAGCGCGTGCCGCACCGGCTGTTGCCGCTGGTGGAGTCGATCGGCCGCGCGGCCCGGAACTGA
- a CDS encoding FUSC family protein translates to MLKRVFVAPDPGRTRLRFAARAVLGIGLAVVVCGLAGHSLVGAVTGGLAALLALFTVTDATVRGQAVTTALLPAVGLPVLAAAAELHDHPVARDLTFLAVIGAGVYARRWGPRGHSLGVFAFMTFFVAQFLHATTDRLPELYAAVLLSVATAAAVRFGLWCYERRLPPAPVAAPPAGTGLARVTTRQAVQATVGAAFALVVGQLVSGERWYWAVGATWWVFVNTASRGETLVRGFRRVLGTVIGIGLGLLVAVPLDGAGLPTAVLLAACVFGIFYTAAISYTWMMLCVTVLAELLYGLLGVLTPGLLALRLAETGIGALGAALAVLFVLPVTTHTTTDAWIQRALRCVHACTAEAAARLAGTPDADPAPRVAELEQLLARVRLSVAPLVHPLNPMLGRKRRARRVLALLDDCAREIRGLVAVAADPEASHDARLAAACWRVETAVEALTGGKHLALPDQPAAEEPALAHLHGLERALADLAAPLRAPSGSPLVGA, encoded by the coding sequence GTGCTGAAGAGGGTGTTCGTGGCTCCGGACCCGGGGCGGACGCGGCTGCGTTTCGCGGCCCGGGCCGTCCTCGGTATCGGGCTCGCGGTGGTCGTGTGCGGTCTCGCCGGGCACTCTCTCGTCGGCGCCGTCACCGGCGGGCTCGCCGCGCTGCTCGCCCTGTTCACCGTCACCGACGCCACCGTGCGCGGACAGGCGGTCACCACCGCGCTGCTGCCCGCCGTGGGCCTGCCCGTGCTGGCCGCGGCGGCCGAACTGCACGACCACCCCGTCGCCCGCGACCTCACCTTCCTCGCCGTGATCGGCGCGGGCGTGTACGCGCGCCGCTGGGGCCCGCGCGGGCACAGCCTCGGCGTGTTCGCGTTCATGACCTTCTTCGTCGCGCAGTTCCTGCACGCCACCACCGACCGGCTGCCCGAGCTGTACGCCGCCGTCCTGCTCTCCGTGGCCACCGCCGCGGCCGTGCGCTTCGGCCTGTGGTGCTACGAACGCAGGCTGCCCCCGGCCCCGGTCGCCGCCCCGCCCGCCGGCACCGGACTCGCCCGGGTGACCACCCGGCAGGCCGTCCAGGCGACCGTCGGCGCGGCCTTCGCGCTCGTCGTGGGCCAGCTGGTGTCCGGCGAGCGCTGGTACTGGGCCGTCGGCGCCACCTGGTGGGTCTTCGTCAACACCGCCTCGCGCGGCGAGACCCTCGTCCGCGGCTTCCGTCGCGTCCTCGGCACCGTCATCGGCATCGGCCTCGGCCTGCTCGTCGCCGTACCGCTGGACGGCGCCGGGCTCCCCACGGCTGTGCTCCTCGCCGCCTGCGTCTTCGGGATCTTCTACACGGCCGCGATCTCGTACACCTGGATGATGCTCTGCGTCACCGTCCTCGCCGAACTGCTCTACGGCCTCCTCGGCGTCCTCACCCCGGGCCTGCTCGCGCTGCGCCTGGCGGAGACCGGCATCGGGGCGCTCGGCGCGGCCCTCGCCGTGCTGTTCGTGCTGCCCGTGACCACTCACACCACCACCGACGCCTGGATCCAGCGCGCCCTGCGCTGTGTCCACGCCTGCACCGCCGAGGCCGCCGCCCGCCTCGCCGGCACCCCGGACGCCGACCCGGCCCCGCGCGTGGCCGAACTGGAGCAGCTGCTGGCCAGGGTCCGGCTCTCCGTCGCCCCGCTGGTGCACCCACTGAACCCGATGCTCGGCCGCAAGCGGCGCGCCCGCCGGGTGCTCGCCCTGCTCGACGACTGCGCCCGCGAGATCCGCGGCCTGGTCGCCGTCGCCGCCGACCCCGAGGCCTCGCACGACGCCCGCCTGGCCGCCGCCTGCTGGCGGGTGGAGACCGCGGTCGAGGCGCTGACGGGCGGAAAGCACCTGGCACTCCCGGACCAGCCGGCCGCCGAGGAGCCCGCCCTGGCCCATCTGCACGGCCTGGAACGCGCACTCGCCGACCTGGCGGCCCCGCTACGGGCCCCGTCCGGCTCGCCACTGGTAGGGGCCTGA